One genomic window of Luteitalea pratensis includes the following:
- a CDS encoding alpha/beta hydrolase yields the protein MGARLLLAGLLLAGWAPAHAQQSAPLTPQALDAALAAAPQGADAERLADRVREWFGGSQRLLAGSAAPKIESLQVAWAIEVPAGATTDTDVPIVESDAVHFTRRLTRIGTTSVYATVASLAHGDAFTWHFTQGTRRLGGGQLEVYETHADSVEHSGVPRGVVTQQAPWKSTIFDGTTRDWWVYVPAQYTAGTPAAVMVFQDGAGVRTFVPTVFDNLIARGEMPVTVGIFIEPGVFADGRRNRSVEYDTLSDKYARFLLEEILPAVEKTVALRHDAAGRAIAGASSGGICAFTAAWERPDAFGKVVSWIGSFTNIASGTSLREGGHNYQALVRKTPQKPIRVFLQDGANDLDNVHGNWPLANLTLASSLAYAGYDHRFEYGKGFHSNRHGRAILPDTLRWLWRDGKDTTR from the coding sequence ATGGGTGCGCGCCTGCTGCTGGCGGGACTGCTGCTGGCGGGCTGGGCGCCCGCACACGCGCAGCAGTCTGCGCCGCTCACGCCACAAGCCCTCGATGCGGCCCTGGCCGCCGCGCCGCAAGGCGCCGACGCGGAACGGCTGGCCGACCGCGTCCGCGAATGGTTCGGTGGCAGCCAACGCCTGCTCGCCGGATCGGCGGCGCCGAAGATCGAGAGTCTGCAGGTCGCCTGGGCGATCGAGGTGCCAGCCGGGGCCACCACCGACACGGACGTACCGATCGTCGAGTCAGACGCCGTGCACTTCACGCGCCGGCTGACGCGCATCGGCACGACGAGTGTCTACGCGACTGTCGCCTCGCTGGCGCATGGTGATGCGTTCACGTGGCATTTCACGCAAGGCACGCGTCGGCTCGGTGGCGGTCAACTCGAGGTCTACGAGACGCATGCCGATAGCGTCGAACACTCGGGAGTTCCGCGAGGCGTCGTGACGCAGCAGGCGCCGTGGAAGAGCACCATCTTCGATGGCACCACGCGCGACTGGTGGGTCTACGTGCCCGCGCAGTACACGGCCGGCACACCGGCGGCGGTGATGGTGTTCCAGGACGGCGCGGGGGTGCGGACCTTCGTCCCCACCGTGTTCGACAACCTGATCGCCCGTGGCGAGATGCCGGTGACCGTGGGCATCTTCATCGAACCGGGTGTCTTTGCCGACGGCCGGCGCAATCGCAGCGTCGAGTACGACACGCTGTCGGACAAGTACGCGCGCTTTCTCCTCGAGGAGATCCTGCCGGCAGTCGAGAAGACGGTGGCGCTGCGCCACGACGCCGCGGGCCGTGCCATCGCCGGCGCCAGCAGCGGCGGCATCTGCGCGTTCACCGCGGCCTGGGAGCGCCCCGACGCCTTCGGCAAGGTCGTGTCCTGGATCGGCAGCTTCACGAACATCGCCAGCGGCACGTCGTTGCGGGAGGGCGGTCACAACTACCAGGCCCTGGTGCGCAAGACACCGCAAAAGCCGATCCGTGTGTTCCTCCAGGACGGCGCCAACGACCTCGACAACGTCCATGGCAACTGGCCGCTCGCCAACCTCACGCTCGCGAGCTCCCTCGCGTACGCGGGCTACGACCATCGCTTCGAGTACGGCAAGGGCTTCCACAGCAATCGCCACGGCCGGGCGATCCTGCCTGACACGCTGCGTTGGCTCTGGCGGGATGGGAAGGACACCACCAGGTAG
- the pepF gene encoding oligoendopeptidase F: MTAPVPGLLFDTTFASAPAGSRARPDVPEPERWNLADIFTSWEAWREAYDDLERRVQAYGARKGTLAGGAAALLDALRESDTMGQLAYKVWYFASLAHDEDQRDNQIGARRQQVQLLFAQWRQSTAWFNPEVLALPLETLRGWMDADSGLALYRFMIESLFRQQEHVLDERGEHLLSLATQLTRVPDDAYEALSTADMRFATIELTTGEKVQVTYARYRALLATNRVQTDRARAFEAHHGAFEVSLNTYAALYNGVLQRDWYQARARGYASTLEAALHGDNIPVAVVENLIASARANISAYQRYEKLRRRALRLDTYHLYDGSIPLVDFTEHYPYQQVVEWIVASVAPLGRQYQQRLAAGFESRWVDIYENDGKRSGAYSAPVYGVHPYVLMNYNDTLDAAFTLAHEMGHSMHTVLSHERQPFVYSDYTIFVAEVPSTLSEALLLDYRLSHATDPLERIVLLQHAIDGITGTFFTQVMFADWELQAHRLVEAGEPVTADVLSTLYDTTLRAYHGDAIDYDPLSRLTWARIPHFFGSPYYVYQYATCYASSARLLVGLRDADAATREGTIARYLDLLAAGGSDYPMTLLQRAGIDLADRSTVGAVGALLDTLVDQLEDALGARGLL; the protein is encoded by the coding sequence GTGACTGCTCCCGTGCCCGGCCTCTTGTTCGACACCACCTTCGCCTCGGCCCCCGCTGGTTCTCGTGCCCGTCCCGACGTCCCTGAGCCCGAGCGCTGGAACCTGGCCGACATCTTCACGTCATGGGAAGCATGGCGCGAGGCGTATGACGACCTGGAACGGCGCGTCCAGGCCTACGGCGCGCGCAAGGGTACGCTCGCCGGCGGCGCCGCGGCGCTGCTCGACGCGTTGCGCGAGAGCGACACCATGGGCCAGCTGGCCTACAAGGTGTGGTACTTCGCGTCCCTCGCGCACGACGAGGATCAACGCGACAACCAGATCGGGGCCAGGCGCCAGCAGGTGCAACTGCTGTTCGCACAGTGGCGGCAGTCGACGGCGTGGTTCAACCCCGAGGTCCTCGCGCTGCCACTCGAGACGCTGCGCGGCTGGATGGATGCCGACAGCGGGCTGGCGCTCTATCGCTTCATGATCGAATCGCTGTTCCGGCAGCAGGAACACGTCCTCGACGAGCGTGGCGAGCACCTGCTCTCGCTCGCCACGCAACTCACGCGGGTCCCCGACGATGCATACGAAGCGCTCTCGACAGCGGACATGCGCTTTGCGACGATCGAACTCACTACCGGCGAGAAGGTGCAGGTCACCTATGCGCGCTATCGGGCGCTGCTCGCGACCAACAGGGTGCAGACCGATCGGGCCCGTGCCTTCGAGGCGCACCACGGCGCCTTCGAGGTGTCGCTCAACACGTATGCGGCGCTGTACAACGGCGTCCTGCAGCGCGACTGGTACCAGGCGCGTGCGCGCGGCTACGCATCGACGCTCGAGGCCGCTCTCCACGGCGACAACATCCCCGTTGCCGTCGTCGAGAACCTGATCGCCTCGGCGCGCGCCAACATCTCGGCCTACCAGCGGTACGAGAAGCTGCGGCGCCGCGCGCTCAGGCTCGACACGTATCACCTGTACGACGGGTCGATCCCGCTGGTGGACTTCACCGAGCACTACCCGTATCAGCAGGTGGTGGAGTGGATCGTGGCATCCGTCGCGCCGCTCGGCCGGCAGTACCAGCAGCGCCTTGCCGCCGGCTTCGAAAGCCGCTGGGTGGACATCTACGAGAACGACGGCAAGCGCTCGGGTGCCTACTCGGCGCCGGTGTACGGCGTCCACCCGTACGTGCTCATGAACTACAACGACACACTCGATGCCGCCTTCACGCTCGCGCACGAGATGGGACACTCCATGCACACGGTGCTGTCGCACGAGCGCCAGCCATTCGTGTACTCCGACTACACCATCTTCGTCGCCGAGGTGCCGTCGACGCTGAGCGAGGCGCTCCTGCTCGACTACCGGCTCTCGCACGCGACCGATCCACTCGAGCGTATCGTCCTCCTCCAGCACGCCATCGATGGCATCACTGGCACGTTCTTCACGCAGGTGATGTTTGCCGATTGGGAACTGCAGGCGCATCGCCTCGTCGAGGCGGGGGAACCGGTCACCGCCGACGTCCTCAGTACCCTCTACGACACGACGCTGCGCGCCTACCACGGCGACGCGATCGACTACGACCCCCTGTCGCGGTTGACGTGGGCGCGCATCCCGCATTTTTTCGGCTCGCCGTACTATGTGTATCAGTACGCCACGTGTTACGCGTCGAGCGCCCGCCTGCTGGTGGGGCTGCGCGATGCCGACGCGGCAACCCGGGAAGGGACGATCGCGCGCTACCTGGACCTGCTCGCGGCTGGTGGGAGCGACTATCCGATGACGCTGTTGCAGCGCGCGGGCATCGACCTGGCGGATCGGTCGACGGTCGGCGCCGTCGGCGCGCTGCTCGACACGCTCGTGGACCAGCTCGAGGACGCCCTCGGGGCCCGCGGGCTTCTCTGA